The following proteins are co-located in the Anomalospiza imberbis isolate Cuckoo-Finch-1a 21T00152 chromosome 1, ASM3175350v1, whole genome shotgun sequence genome:
- the LOC137473818 gene encoding E3 ubiquitin-protein ligase RNF138-like isoform X6: MAEGAAAAPACFSEDDFYCPVCQEVFKTPVRTANCQHVFCRKCFLTAIRESGTHCPLCRGSVTKKERTYPKRALDVENSMKKASGGCRCCEKQVRFSWMRQHYKTCKKYQDEYGVSSIMPNLQISQDATGNSSRSDAISDTGEMANNQIRQGETSGHPTFKCPLCQEANFTRQRLLDHCNNRHLYQIVPVICPICVSLPWADTNQVTRNLVSHLNLRHRFDYGEFVNLQLDEEAQYQNAVQESCHVNF, translated from the exons ATGGCCGAGGGggccgcggcggccccggcgTGCTTCAGCGAGGATGATTTCTACTGCCCGGTGTGCCAGGAGGTGTTCAAAACGCCCGTGAGGACCGCCAACTGCCAGCACGT GTTTTGCAGGAAGTGCTTCTTGACAGCTATAAGAGAAAGTGGAACACATTGTCCTCTCTGCCGAGGAAGCGTGACTAAAAAAGAAAGAACGTATCCCAAAAGGGCTCTAGATGTTGAAAACAGTATGAAGAAAGCTTCTGGGGGCTGTAGatgctgtgagaagcag gttAGATTTTCATGGATGAGACAGCATTATAAAACGTGTAAGAAGTATCAGGATGAATATGGTGTTTCTTCAATTATGCCAAACTTACAGATTTCCCAAGATGCAACAGGGAACAG TAGCAGGAGTGATGCAATATCTGATACTGGTGAGATGGCTAACAATCAAATACGTCAAGGAGAAACAAG TGGACACCCAACCTTCAAATGCCCCCTGTGTCAGGAAGCCAATTTTACCAGACAGCGCTTGCTGGATCACTGTAATAATAGACATCTTTATCAGATCGTTCCTGTG ATCTGTCCTATTTGTGTATCTCTTCCTTGGGCAGATACTAACCAGGTTACTAGAAATCTTGTTAGCCATCTAAATCTAAGACACCGGTTTGACTACGGAGAATTTGTG aATCTTCAGCTTGATGAAGAAGCCCAATACCAAAATGCAGTTCAAGAATCCTGTCATGTGAACTTTTAA